Proteins encoded by one window of Sphaerodactylus townsendi isolate TG3544 linkage group LG04, MPM_Stown_v2.3, whole genome shotgun sequence:
- the DNAJC28 gene encoding dnaJ homolog subfamily C member 28 produces the protein MKWFCVVLRRKIPHHVWAYSTLVLKKEKQVPFYCIYGHRQWSDHKPKKIKDFYMLLKLQEGCSLDDVRNSYRDLAKKYHPDSGSITADSAVFVQIDEAYRAVINDVTEKMESNEKEEEEEDKLKSVAPQHRQYLSFEGIGFGTPSQREKQYMQFRVDRASEQVMEYRKQKMESQFATSSAMLAKDIRQSKKVKITQAIERLVEDLIQESMAKGDFDNLSGKGKPLQKFSDCPHIDPMTHNLNRILIDNGYQPEWILMQKEIRETIEKLRNDLIVSRNKLGDPLTPQNMKLWNEGCECFTENIRTLNKRINDFNLIVPILSRQMVHFNASKEIARAEELCKTQMKKTKAAENTKEHSRKTDLNTSFFKWMNLILK, from the coding sequence ATGAAGTGGTTTTGTGTCGTACTGAGGAGAAAAATACCACATCATGTCTGGGCATACTCAACACTGGTTcttaagaaagaaaaacaagttcCATTTTACTGCATATATGGCCATAGACAGTGGTCAGATCACAAgcctaaaaaaattaaagactttTACATGCTGCTAAAACTTCAGGAAGGCTGCTCTTTGGATGATGTTAGAAATTCATATCGAGATCTTGCCAAGAAATACCATCCAGACAGTGGTTCAATTACAGCAGACTCTgcagtttttgtgcaaattgatGAAGCATACAGAGCAGTAATTAATGATGTGACTGAGAAAATGGAATCaaatgaaaaggaagaggaagaagaagacaaatTGAAGTCTGTAGCACCACAACACAGGCAATATTTAAGTTTTGAAGGTATTGGTTTTGGTACTCCAAGTCAAAGAGAAAAGCAGTATATGCAGTTTAGAGTCGATCGGGCTTCTGAACAAGTCATGGAATACCGCAAACAGAAAATGGAGAGCCAGTTTGCTACAAGCAGTGCAATGTTAGCGAAAGATATAAGACAAAGCAAGAAGGTAAAAATCACTCAGGCAATTGAACGGTTGGTTGAAGACCTCATTCAGGAATCTATGGCGAAAGGAGACTTTGATAACCTCAGTGGCAAAGGAAAGCCTTTGCAGAAATTTTCAGACTGTCCACATATTGATCCCATGACTCACAATTTGAACCGGATTTTGATAGACAATGGATACCAACCAGAATGGATTCTAATGCAGAAAGAAATACGGGAAACAATTGAAAAACTGCGGAATGATTTGATTGTTTCCAGGAATAAACTGGGAGATCCGCTAACACCTCAGAATATGAAACTTTGGAACGAGGGCTGTGAATGCTTTACAGAAAATATCAGGACTTTAAACAAAAGAATTAATGATTTCAACTTAATTGTCCCTATTCTCAGCAGACAGATGGTGCATTTTAATGCTAGTAAAGAAATTGCACGTGCAGAGGAACTCTGCAAAACCCAGATGAAAAAAACAAAGGCTGCAGAAAACACAAAAGAACATAGCAGGAAAACTGATCTCAATACTAGTTTTTTTAAGTGGATGAATCTTATTTTGAAGTAA